One genomic window of Polyangium aurulentum includes the following:
- a CDS encoding KGG domain-containing protein, whose protein sequence is MSQRKQASDTNKMTVQEAGRRGGQVVRQKYGSEFYSEIGQKGGKARRDELGSEGYAAIGRKGGEVVSQDREHMSEIGHKGGQRVRELIREGKEMEGANANANTKKE, encoded by the coding sequence ATGTCGCAGAGGAAGCAGGCGAGCGACACCAACAAGATGACGGTGCAAGAGGCCGGGCGGCGCGGTGGGCAAGTGGTCCGGCAGAAGTATGGCTCCGAGTTCTATTCGGAGATCGGCCAGAAAGGCGGCAAGGCGCGCCGCGACGAGCTCGGGAGCGAGGGCTATGCCGCGATAGGCCGCAAGGGCGGCGAGGTGGTGAGCCAGGACCGCGAGCACATGTCCGAAATCGGCCACAAGGGCGGCCAGCGCGTGCGCGAGCTCATTCGTGAGGGAAAGGAGATGGAGGGCGCGAACGCGAACGCGAACACCAAGAAGGAGTGA
- the aroA gene encoding 3-phosphoshikimate 1-carboxyvinyltransferase, whose protein sequence is MTDLVVYPSERPLVGSVPVPGDKSIAHRAILLSGLASGKSRVLGGALGEDNRATLGALRAMGIESTEEESGALIIEGKGLYGLRAPTSPIDCGNSGTTIRLLSGVLVAQRFASVLIGDASLSRRPMERVAKPLRLRGGRIEGRIDPKRVGEITPPLQIGPLPQPNVLGPLEYDMPVASAQVKSAILLSGLYADGSTYVREPIVSRDHTERMLHALGVPVSTMASMIQLDGPAFSGELPAFSIEVPGDISSACFLIVAAQIVPQSRVTIRRVGVNPTRTGLAELVRDMGGQLGIEARGDEMSEPVADLHAAASELRAGRLGGELVTRTIDEVPILCALAARAEGTTIIQDAAELRVKESDRIATMAGVLRAFGVECEERPDGLAIQGAPNRPLKAAVIESRDDHRIAMTAAILGLVADGPTRVREADCIATSFPRFVGTMRALGARIEVENAAGGA, encoded by the coding sequence GTGACCGACCTCGTCGTGTATCCGTCCGAGCGGCCCCTCGTGGGCAGCGTTCCCGTCCCGGGAGACAAGAGCATCGCCCACCGAGCGATCCTCCTCTCAGGCCTCGCCAGCGGCAAAAGCCGCGTCTTGGGCGGCGCCCTCGGAGAGGACAACCGGGCCACGCTCGGAGCGCTTCGCGCGATGGGCATCGAGAGCACCGAAGAGGAGTCGGGCGCCCTCATCATCGAAGGCAAGGGCCTGTACGGCCTGCGCGCGCCCACGAGCCCCATCGACTGCGGCAACTCGGGCACCACCATCCGCCTCCTTTCGGGCGTGCTGGTCGCGCAGCGCTTCGCCTCCGTGCTCATCGGCGACGCCTCGCTGTCGCGCAGGCCGATGGAGCGCGTCGCCAAACCCCTGCGCCTGCGCGGCGGACGCATCGAGGGGCGCATCGATCCGAAGCGGGTCGGTGAGATCACGCCGCCCTTGCAGATCGGGCCTCTCCCGCAGCCGAACGTGCTCGGCCCGCTCGAGTACGACATGCCCGTGGCGAGCGCGCAGGTGAAGAGCGCGATCCTGCTGTCGGGCCTGTACGCCGACGGCAGCACGTACGTGCGCGAGCCGATCGTCTCGCGCGATCACACCGAGCGCATGCTCCACGCGCTCGGCGTGCCCGTGAGCACGATGGCCTCGATGATCCAGCTCGACGGCCCGGCGTTCTCGGGCGAGCTGCCCGCGTTCTCGATCGAGGTCCCGGGCGACATCTCCTCGGCGTGCTTCCTGATCGTGGCCGCGCAGATCGTGCCCCAGAGCCGCGTGACGATCCGGCGCGTCGGCGTGAACCCGACGCGCACCGGCCTCGCCGAGCTGGTGCGTGACATGGGCGGGCAGCTCGGGATCGAGGCGCGCGGCGACGAGATGAGCGAGCCCGTGGCCGATCTGCACGCCGCGGCGTCGGAGCTTCGCGCCGGGCGGCTCGGAGGGGAGCTGGTCACGCGCACGATCGACGAGGTGCCCATCCTCTGCGCGCTCGCCGCGCGCGCCGAGGGCACGACGATCATCCAGGACGCGGCCGAGCTGCGCGTCAAGGAGAGCGATCGCATCGCAACGATGGCGGGCGTGCTCAGGGCGTTCGGCGTCGAGTGCGAGGAGCGGCCCGATGGGCTCGCGATCCAGGGCGCGCCGAACAGACCGCTCAAGGCGGCCGTGATCGAGAGCCGCGACGATCACCGCATCGCGATGACGGCGGCGATCCTCGGCCTCGTGGCGGACGGCCCGACGCGCGTGCGCGAGGCCGATTGCATCGCGACGAGCTTCCCCCGCTTCGTGGGCACGATGCGCGCGCTCGGGGCGCGGATCGAGGTCGAGAACGCGGCAGGTGGCGCGTGA
- a CDS encoding ribose-phosphate pyrophosphokinase, which translates to MFKRVSIFSGNANAPLAQEICQCLELPVGKSKVSRFSDGETFCVIQENVRGVDTYVIQPTCSPVNDNVMELLIMVDALRRASAGAITAVIPYYGYARQDRKVAPRTPITAKLVADLLVAAGVDRIVALDLHAGQIQGFFNIPFDHLFAMPALLDQHLRDHYGRDVVIVSPDAGGVERARAYSKRLDGTLAIIDKRRERANESEVMNIIGEVEGRRCLILDDMIDTAGTLVNAANALMKAGAKSVAAAASHAVLSGPALARIKESPLTEVVVSNSIPLSEEAKASGKFKVVSVARLLAEAIRRIHNSDSVSSLFV; encoded by the coding sequence GTGTTCAAGAGGGTCAGTATCTTCTCCGGAAACGCGAATGCTCCGCTGGCGCAGGAGATCTGCCAGTGCCTGGAGCTGCCCGTCGGCAAATCCAAGGTCTCGCGGTTCTCCGACGGCGAGACGTTCTGCGTGATCCAGGAGAACGTGCGCGGCGTTGACACCTACGTCATCCAGCCGACCTGTTCGCCGGTGAACGACAACGTGATGGAGCTGCTCATCATGGTCGACGCGCTCCGGCGCGCGTCGGCGGGCGCCATCACGGCGGTGATCCCGTACTACGGCTACGCGCGGCAGGATCGCAAGGTCGCGCCGCGGACGCCCATCACGGCCAAGCTCGTGGCCGATCTGCTCGTCGCGGCGGGCGTCGATCGCATCGTCGCGCTCGACCTGCACGCGGGGCAGATCCAGGGCTTCTTCAACATCCCCTTCGATCACCTCTTCGCGATGCCCGCGCTGCTCGACCAGCACCTGCGCGACCATTACGGCCGCGACGTCGTGATCGTGTCGCCCGACGCGGGCGGCGTGGAGCGCGCGAGGGCGTACTCCAAGCGGCTCGACGGCACGCTCGCGATCATCGACAAGCGCCGCGAGCGCGCCAACGAGAGCGAGGTCATGAACATCATCGGCGAGGTCGAGGGCAGGCGCTGCCTCATCCTCGACGACATGATCGACACCGCCGGCACGCTGGTGAACGCGGCGAACGCGCTCATGAAGGCCGGCGCGAAGAGCGTGGCCGCCGCTGCCTCGCACGCGGTCCTGTCCGGCCCGGCGCTCGCTCGCATCAAGGAGTCGCCGCTGACCGAGGTCGTCGTCAGCAATTCCATCCCGCTCTCCGAGGAAGCCAAGGCGAGCGGGAAGTTCAAGGTCGTCAGCGTCGCTCGCCTGCTCGCGGAGGCGATTCGCCGCATCCACAACTCCGACTCGGTGAGCTCGCTCTTCGTCTAG
- a CDS encoding serine/threonine-protein kinase gives MGGTKSAEELLRGDGLGRELPRPGDVVGGKYRVLRVLGAGGMGVVVEAEHVGLRQRVALKFLHPAVAELEVPVARLLREARAASAIRSEHVARVLDVGTLDGGAPYIVMEYLTGTDLRGILGRRGPLEVEDAVDYVLQACEALAEAHALGIVHRDIKPSNLFLTNHPDGSPLIKVLDFGIAKVLRQHSVAGVDEDHVTLTGNGLVVGSPRYMPPERLRDAANVDPRTDIWAIGIVLHELLTGESPFEAKTVSSLYYKIAADPPSPVRRSRPDVPQGLEDAILRCLAKDPAKRMPDVAKLASSLRPFAPERSDISVRRVLRVIGMPPSSSRSPADQGPSSESRGVLTGAVLTRTGRSASRRSAVLGLVGGTLLVAGAIAGVAGHRVLGAPEPVHAQVSPAVAPPPPTNPAPPPASPLPPEPQIAGPSVPARVSAEAIAPAATSSARTAPVVSASQRRAPSSSIKGVRARDPLDDRK, from the coding sequence ATGGGGGGCACGAAGAGCGCGGAAGAGTTGCTCCGCGGGGATGGGCTCGGACGCGAGCTACCTCGGCCGGGCGACGTCGTGGGAGGCAAGTACCGCGTCCTCCGCGTGCTCGGCGCGGGGGGCATGGGGGTCGTGGTGGAGGCGGAGCACGTGGGCCTCAGGCAACGCGTGGCGCTCAAGTTCCTCCATCCCGCCGTGGCCGAGCTGGAGGTGCCCGTCGCGCGCTTATTGCGCGAGGCGCGGGCGGCATCGGCGATCCGCAGCGAGCACGTCGCGCGCGTGCTCGACGTGGGCACGCTCGACGGCGGCGCGCCGTATATCGTGATGGAATACCTCACGGGCACCGATCTGCGCGGGATCCTGGGCCGCCGCGGCCCGCTCGAGGTCGAGGACGCGGTCGATTACGTGCTCCAGGCGTGCGAGGCGCTCGCGGAGGCGCACGCGCTCGGGATCGTGCACCGGGACATCAAGCCCTCGAACCTCTTTTTGACGAACCACCCCGACGGCTCGCCGCTCATCAAGGTGCTCGATTTCGGCATCGCCAAGGTCCTGCGCCAGCACTCCGTGGCCGGCGTCGACGAGGATCACGTGACGCTCACGGGCAATGGCCTCGTCGTGGGCTCGCCCCGCTACATGCCCCCCGAGCGCCTGCGCGACGCAGCGAACGTCGACCCGCGCACCGACATCTGGGCGATCGGCATCGTGCTGCACGAGCTGCTCACCGGCGAGAGCCCGTTCGAGGCGAAGACCGTCTCGTCGCTTTATTACAAGATCGCGGCCGATCCGCCGAGCCCCGTGCGCCGCTCGCGCCCCGACGTGCCGCAGGGCCTCGAGGACGCGATCCTCCGCTGCCTCGCCAAGGATCCGGCCAAGCGAATGCCCGACGTCGCGAAGCTCGCGTCGTCGCTGCGCCCGTTCGCGCCCGAGCGCTCGGACATCTCGGTGCGGCGGGTGCTGCGCGTGATAGGCATGCCTCCTTCGTCGTCGCGCTCGCCCGCGGATCAAGGCCCGTCCTCCGAATCGCGCGGCGTGCTGACGGGCGCGGTGCTCACGCGGACGGGGCGAAGTGCCTCCCGGCGCAGCGCGGTGCTCGGGCTCGTCGGAGGGACGCTGCTCGTCGCGGGGGCGATCGCGGGCGTGGCCGGTCACCGCGTCCTCGGCGCGCCCGAGCCCGTGCACGCGCAGGTGAGCCCCGCTGTCGCGCCGCCTCCGCCGACGAACCCCGCACCGCCCCCAGCCTCGCCGCTGCCTCCCGAGCCCCAGATCGCGGGGCCATCCGTTCCTGCTCGCGTGAGCGCGGAGGCCATCGCCCCGGCGGCGACGTCCTCGGCGCGAACGGCGCCCGTCGTGAGCGCTTCGCAGCGCCGCGCGCCCTCGTCGAGCATCAAAGGAGTACGTGCTCGTGATCCGCTCGATGACCGCAAGTAG
- a CDS encoding DUF1566 domain-containing protein, protein MIVQSRIARSLGAVAWALSLGGCEIVGGIEERTLAPDEPTPMAASCAASAGASSLVAWPDSKTSFCTNGDMPVSCESASHGAGQDGQYLVDVPTYEKIPLPGGAFGVRDDVTGLVWEKSGTNPLSWNEAQAHCMGIGEGFRLPTRAELASLVDYGLADPALGEDAFLVPTSTTDLYWTDAAPPNTAVAWAISFGEGGVTRLDRGLGARARCVLGSIGAPCLSEQAKGQTVIDTRTGLVWQKEARDGAATWLDALAHCEGLTLGGADDWRLPSIKELSSLVSESDGAPLPPEFFPDGQDRIWSSTPSVRSPDAAWYLDGVSGSVAHQGTAMTAQVRCVR, encoded by the coding sequence TTGATCGTTCAATCGCGGATCGCGCGGAGCCTCGGGGCCGTCGCGTGGGCCCTTTCGCTCGGCGGGTGCGAGATCGTCGGGGGCATCGAGGAACGCACGCTCGCGCCGGACGAGCCCACGCCCATGGCGGCCTCGTGCGCCGCGAGCGCCGGGGCCTCGTCGCTCGTGGCCTGGCCCGACTCGAAGACCTCGTTTTGCACGAATGGCGACATGCCCGTGTCGTGTGAATCCGCGAGCCATGGGGCTGGACAGGACGGGCAATACCTCGTGGACGTGCCCACCTACGAGAAGATCCCGCTGCCGGGCGGGGCTTTCGGCGTGCGCGACGACGTCACGGGGCTCGTCTGGGAGAAGAGCGGGACGAACCCGCTCTCGTGGAACGAGGCGCAGGCCCATTGCATGGGGATCGGCGAGGGCTTCCGTTTGCCCACGCGGGCCGAGCTCGCCTCCCTTGTCGATTATGGGCTCGCGGATCCGGCGCTCGGGGAGGATGCTTTCCTCGTGCCGACGTCGACGACCGATCTGTACTGGACCGACGCGGCGCCGCCGAATACGGCGGTGGCGTGGGCGATCTCTTTCGGTGAGGGGGGCGTGACGCGGCTCGATCGCGGGCTCGGGGCGCGCGCGCGCTGCGTGCTCGGCTCGATCGGGGCGCCGTGTTTGTCCGAGCAGGCAAAGGGGCAAACGGTGATCGACACGCGCACGGGCCTCGTGTGGCAGAAGGAGGCGCGCGACGGGGCGGCGACGTGGCTCGATGCGCTCGCGCATTGCGAGGGGCTCACGCTGGGCGGCGCAGACGACTGGCGGCTGCCGAGCATCAAGGAGCTATCGAGCCTGGTCTCGGAGAGCGACGGAGCGCCGCTCCCGCCGGAGTTTTTCCCGGATGGCCAGGACCGTATCTGGTCGTCGACCCCCTCGGTGCGGAGCCCGGATGCGGCGTGGTATCTCGATGGCGTCTCGGGGAGCGTGGCGCACCAGGGCACGGCGATGACGGCGCAGGTGAGGTGCGTGCGGTAG
- the rplI gene encoding 50S ribosomal protein L9: protein MATYIHVVLSEDLPNVGKSGELVRVRPGYARNFLIPRGLAVGATAENVSRIEHEKKVAEARATKSKKQAEELSQKLQNVKVTITKPVGEGDRLYGSVTSRDIEEALAAQGFTVDRRRIEVDTIKTLGTFHVPIRLATSISATVEVTVAAKS, encoded by the coding sequence ATGGCTACCTACATCCACGTGGTCCTGAGCGAGGACCTCCCGAACGTCGGCAAGAGCGGAGAGCTCGTGCGCGTGCGCCCGGGCTACGCGCGCAACTTCCTGATCCCGCGCGGGCTCGCGGTGGGCGCCACGGCCGAGAACGTGTCGCGCATCGAGCACGAGAAGAAGGTCGCGGAGGCGCGCGCCACCAAGTCGAAGAAGCAGGCCGAGGAGCTCAGCCAGAAGCTCCAGAACGTCAAGGTGACGATCACCAAGCCGGTGGGCGAGGGCGACAGGCTCTACGGCTCGGTCACCTCGCGCGACATCGAGGAGGCCCTCGCAGCGCAGGGCTTCACGGTCGATCGTCGTCGCATCGAGGTCGACACGATCAAGACGCTCGGCACCTTCCACGTGCCCATCCGTCTCGCCACGTCGATCAGCGCGACGGTCGAGGTCACGGTCGCCGCGAAGTCCTGA
- a CDS encoding bifunctional riboflavin kinase/FAD synthetase, producing the protein MERSADSSPSDKEDAARAGSVVVIGNFDGVHRGHQAVFAEAARIAQERALEPLVLTFDPHPAEVLGRKAPPLLTPLARKIALAERTAPGMRVVVERFDRDFASLAPRAFAERVLAEGLGARVVMVGQNFRFGAGRAGDFEALAALGADLGFETRSHPLVGDDEGRPWSSTRAREAIARGDLTEAARILGRPHALSGVVVTGDQRGRQLGFPTANILDMREALPPLGVYAVLVDKLAGEGVEGERGARVLGRGVANLGVRPTVDPTAAKPRLEVNLFDLDEDLYGARLRVHLAAWLRPEQRFSGLDALKAQIAEDARRAREAVEKLESDPRAGGAWA; encoded by the coding sequence GTGGAGCGCTCTGCTGATAGTTCGCCAAGCGACAAGGAGGACGCCGCCCGCGCGGGCAGCGTCGTGGTCATCGGCAACTTCGACGGCGTCCACCGCGGCCATCAAGCCGTGTTCGCCGAAGCCGCGCGCATCGCGCAGGAGCGCGCGCTCGAGCCCCTGGTGCTCACCTTCGACCCGCACCCGGCCGAGGTGCTCGGTCGCAAGGCACCTCCACTTCTGACGCCGCTCGCGCGCAAGATCGCGCTGGCCGAACGCACGGCGCCGGGCATGCGCGTGGTGGTCGAGCGCTTCGATCGCGACTTCGCGTCGCTCGCGCCGCGGGCGTTCGCCGAGCGCGTGCTCGCTGAAGGTCTCGGCGCGCGCGTGGTGATGGTGGGCCAGAACTTCCGCTTCGGCGCAGGCCGCGCGGGCGATTTCGAGGCGCTCGCCGCGCTCGGTGCCGATCTCGGTTTCGAGACGCGGTCGCATCCGCTCGTCGGCGACGACGAGGGCCGGCCGTGGTCGAGCACCCGCGCGCGCGAGGCGATCGCGCGAGGCGATCTCACCGAGGCGGCGCGAATCCTCGGCCGGCCGCACGCGCTCTCGGGCGTGGTGGTGACGGGCGATCAGCGCGGCCGGCAGCTCGGCTTTCCGACGGCGAACATCCTCGACATGCGCGAGGCGCTGCCGCCGCTCGGTGTCTATGCGGTGCTCGTCGACAAGCTCGCGGGCGAGGGCGTGGAGGGCGAGCGAGGCGCGCGCGTGCTCGGCCGAGGCGTCGCGAACCTCGGCGTGCGACCGACGGTGGATCCGACGGCGGCGAAGCCTCGCCTCGAGGTGAACCTGTTCGACCTCGACGAGGACCTCTACGGAGCGCGGCTGCGCGTGCACCTCGCCGCGTGGCTGCGGCCGGAGCAGCGTTTTTCCGGGCTCGACGCGCTCAAGGCGCAGATCGCAGAGGACGCGCGGCGGGCGCGGGAGGCGGTCGAGAAGCTGGAGTCGGATCCGAGGGCGGGCGGGGCGTGGGCGTGA
- the dnaB gene encoding replicative DNA helicase: MQQFVQQRRNRGPQASDLVPVAGRVPPHDLDAEAAVLSSVLLERDALDRVLEILKPEHFYSDANRRIYEAATQLAISGTPIDIVSIASWLRDREWLNHIGGSSYLAQLADATPAVAHVATHAKVVYEKWRLRQLIATCQKVAAEGYGDVGTVQEFIDGAEQSIYKLARTASSSSAQPLAQVLKAAFEQITAAAERGDRITGISTGYERLDAKTAGLHDGDLLILAARPGMGKTSFVLNIAVNVASPRTVSSPGPGEDGYGYDRQEPGFGVCVFSLEMPREQLASRMVCTEGRVDLGKLRQGFLQPDDWRRLTESASYLSTLPIWVDDTPAISILELRAKVRRIQAEYNRSSAPGQPERRVGLVIIDYLQLMKGRDGVQSREQEISEISRGLKQLAKELRVPVIALSQLNRAVETRTTKDKRPQLSDLRESGAIEQDADTIMFIYRDEYYNPETTNAKGLAEIIIAKQRNGPTGKVLVRFASSYTRFDNLAPGDYPDMADDE; the protein is encoded by the coding sequence ATGCAGCAGTTCGTCCAGCAGCGTCGCAACCGCGGTCCCCAGGCGAGTGACCTCGTCCCTGTCGCAGGGCGCGTCCCCCCGCACGACCTCGACGCCGAGGCGGCCGTGCTCTCGTCGGTCTTGCTCGAACGGGACGCGCTCGATCGCGTCCTCGAGATCCTCAAGCCCGAGCATTTCTACAGCGACGCGAATCGCCGCATCTACGAGGCTGCCACGCAGCTCGCCATCTCGGGCACGCCGATCGACATCGTCTCGATCGCCTCGTGGCTGCGCGATCGCGAGTGGCTGAACCACATCGGCGGATCGAGCTACTTAGCGCAGCTCGCCGACGCCACGCCCGCCGTCGCGCACGTCGCGACGCACGCGAAGGTCGTCTACGAGAAGTGGCGCTTGCGGCAGCTCATCGCGACCTGCCAGAAGGTCGCGGCCGAGGGCTACGGCGACGTCGGCACGGTGCAGGAGTTCATCGATGGCGCCGAGCAGTCCATCTACAAGCTCGCGCGCACGGCGAGCTCATCGAGCGCGCAGCCCCTCGCGCAGGTCCTGAAGGCCGCCTTCGAGCAGATCACCGCGGCGGCCGAGCGCGGCGATCGCATCACGGGCATCTCCACCGGCTACGAGCGCCTCGACGCGAAGACCGCGGGCCTGCACGACGGCGATCTGTTGATCCTCGCGGCGCGCCCCGGCATGGGCAAGACGTCGTTCGTGCTCAACATCGCGGTGAACGTCGCCTCGCCGCGCACGGTGAGCTCGCCTGGGCCGGGCGAGGATGGCTACGGCTACGATCGGCAGGAGCCCGGGTTCGGCGTCTGCGTCTTCTCGCTCGAGATGCCGCGCGAGCAGCTCGCCTCTCGTATGGTCTGCACCGAGGGCCGCGTCGATCTCGGCAAGCTGCGCCAGGGCTTCTTGCAGCCCGACGACTGGCGCCGCCTCACCGAGAGCGCGTCGTACCTGTCGACCTTGCCGATCTGGGTCGACGACACGCCCGCGATCAGCATCCTCGAGCTGCGCGCGAAGGTGCGGCGCATCCAGGCCGAGTACAACCGCTCCTCCGCCCCTGGCCAGCCCGAGCGGCGCGTCGGGCTCGTGATCATCGACTACCTGCAGCTCATGAAGGGCCGCGACGGCGTGCAGAGCCGCGAGCAGGAGATCAGCGAGATCTCCCGAGGCCTGAAGCAGCTCGCCAAGGAGCTGCGCGTGCCGGTGATCGCGCTGTCGCAGTTGAACCGCGCCGTCGAGACGCGCACGACGAAGGACAAACGCCCGCAGCTGTCCGACCTTCGCGAGTCCGGCGCCATCGAGCAGGACGCCGACACGATCATGTTCATCTACCGGGACGAGTACTACAACCCGGAGACCACCAACGCGAAGGGCCTCGCCGAGATCATCATCGCCAAGCAGCGAAACGGCCCCACTGGCAAGGTCCTCGTGCGCTTCGCCTCGTCGTACACGCGCTTCGACAACCTCGCTCCCGGCGACTACCCCGACATGGCCGACGACGAGTAG
- the pth gene encoding aminoacyl-tRNA hydrolase, whose product MLLVVGLGNPGKEYASHRHNVGFMAVDELASRIKADPFREKFSGVWSRGSIGDEQVILLKPMTYMNESGRSVQPALAFFKVEPKRLIVLHDELDLPFADVRLKLGGGHAGHNGLRSIMAHVGTGDFGRVRIGIGRPPAGFRGEVADFVLSPFDAIERANLPDTLKLVTESVLEVAARGLDAAMNVRNTRAKPGKKQAKERGQASGTAEPSPGAGDKSPSSGDKR is encoded by the coding sequence ATGCTGCTCGTCGTCGGCCTGGGAAACCCGGGCAAAGAGTACGCCTCGCACCGCCACAACGTCGGCTTCATGGCCGTCGACGAGCTGGCGTCGCGGATCAAGGCCGATCCGTTTCGCGAGAAGTTCTCGGGCGTCTGGTCGCGCGGCTCGATCGGCGACGAGCAGGTGATCCTGCTCAAGCCGATGACCTACATGAACGAGTCGGGGCGGAGCGTGCAGCCTGCCCTCGCGTTCTTCAAGGTCGAGCCGAAGCGCCTCATCGTCTTGCACGACGAGCTCGACCTTCCGTTTGCCGACGTGCGCTTGAAGCTCGGCGGCGGACACGCGGGGCACAACGGGCTGCGTTCGATCATGGCGCACGTGGGCACGGGCGACTTCGGCCGCGTGCGCATCGGCATTGGCCGTCCGCCGGCCGGGTTCCGTGGCGAGGTGGCCGACTTCGTCCTGTCGCCGTTCGACGCGATCGAACGCGCGAACTTGCCGGACACCTTGAAGCTCGTCACGGAAAGTGTGCTAGAAGTGGCCGCTCGCGGCCTCGACGCCGCGATGAACGTCCGCAACACCCGGGCCAAACCCGGGAAGAAGCAGGCGAAAGAGCGGGGTCAGGCCAGCGGAACGGCCGAGCCCTCACCGGGCGCAGGGGACAAGAGCCCCTCGTCTGGCGACAAGCGCTAG
- a CDS encoding 50S ribosomal protein L25/general stress protein Ctc, with amino-acid sequence MMEISKLSATPRQESGKGPSNRLRRTGQIPAICYGKELAATQVAVSPKALLEVLKTPHGKNAVIELAIEGGDKLTVMVRDYDYHPISRELTHADFVQVKLDQPVDVQIPLRTTGKSKGVAAGGIVQQVFRNIPVRCLPERIPALIEVDVTELDVGEGLHANQLPLPEGVRVLLPEGQTVVVVAAPDKGEEAAAAAPGAPAAAGAAAAPAKGAAAAPAKGGAAAAPAKGAAPAKAAAPAKDKKK; translated from the coding sequence ATGATGGAGATCAGCAAACTCAGCGCCACCCCTCGTCAGGAAAGCGGCAAGGGCCCGTCGAACAGGCTTCGTCGCACCGGGCAGATCCCCGCCATCTGCTACGGCAAAGAGCTCGCCGCGACGCAGGTGGCCGTCTCTCCGAAGGCCCTGCTCGAGGTGCTCAAGACGCCCCACGGCAAGAACGCCGTCATCGAGCTCGCGATCGAGGGCGGCGACAAGCTCACCGTGATGGTGCGCGACTACGACTACCACCCCATCTCGCGCGAGCTGACGCACGCGGACTTCGTGCAGGTGAAGCTCGACCAGCCGGTCGACGTGCAGATCCCGCTGCGCACCACGGGCAAGTCGAAGGGCGTCGCGGCCGGCGGCATCGTGCAGCAGGTCTTCCGCAACATCCCGGTCCGCTGCCTGCCCGAGCGCATCCCGGCCCTGATCGAGGTCGACGTGACCGAGCTCGACGTGGGCGAGGGCCTGCACGCCAACCAGCTCCCGCTGCCCGAGGGCGTGCGCGTGCTCTTGCCCGAGGGGCAGACGGTCGTCGTCGTGGCCGCGCCCGACAAGGGTGAGGAGGCTGCGGCTGCGGCTCCGGGCGCTCCGGCGGCTGCGGGTGCGGCTGCGGCTCCGGCCAAGGGCGCGGCTGCGGCTCCGGCCAAGGGCGGTGCGGCTGCGGCTCCGGCCAAGGGCGCGGCTCCGGCCAAGGCTGCGGCTCCGGCCAAGGACAAGAAGAAGTAG
- the rpsF gene encoding 30S ribosomal protein S6, whose translation MSRLVTAPNRAREYETIYILRPDIDADSAERVGTRLSEVIGREAGRLTKVENWGRRRLAYDIRKHRRGVYIYLKYLGTGRVVNEVERNLRLMDGVIKYQTVLVQSDLEVENLAVTDEDVKFERVELPPLEEERDESRERQLGLIEPERRPERVSEAPTSSNDLDELDGEGDGAGEEEEGADR comes from the coding sequence ATGAGTCGACTCGTCACGGCGCCGAACCGCGCCAGAGAATACGAAACGATCTACATCCTGCGGCCCGACATCGACGCTGACAGCGCCGAGCGCGTCGGGACGCGTCTGTCGGAGGTCATCGGTCGCGAGGCCGGTCGGCTGACCAAGGTCGAGAACTGGGGTCGCCGGCGGCTGGCGTACGACATCCGCAAGCATCGCCGCGGCGTCTACATCTACCTCAAGTACCTCGGCACCGGCCGGGTCGTGAACGAGGTCGAGCGCAACCTGCGCCTGATGGACGGCGTCATCAAGTACCAGACGGTGCTCGTCCAGAGCGACCTCGAGGTCGAGAACCTCGCGGTGACGGACGAGGACGTGAAGTTCGAGCGCGTCGAGCTGCCGCCCCTCGAGGAGGAGCGCGACGAGTCGAGGGAGCGCCAGCTCGGCCTGATCGAGCCGGAGCGCCGCCCGGAGCGCGTCTCCGAGGCGCCCACGAGCTCGAACGATCTCGATGAGCTCGATGGCGAGGGCGACGGTGCGGGCGAAGAGGAAGAGGGAGCTGACCGATGA
- the rpsR gene encoding 30S ribosomal protein S18 has product MNGRNNDMGGGRSYDLDDRDFGRTPDLNADAPGRRRTGRKRVCRYCADKALVIDYKDPQALKYFISERGKVVPRRISGNCARHQRKVTLAIKRARNIALLPFTVTA; this is encoded by the coding sequence ATGAACGGGCGAAACAACGACATGGGCGGGGGTCGTAGCTACGACCTCGACGATCGTGATTTTGGCCGGACGCCGGACCTCAACGCCGACGCTCCTGGCCGTCGTCGCACGGGCCGCAAGCGCGTCTGCCGCTACTGCGCCGACAAGGCGCTGGTCATCGACTACAAGGACCCGCAGGCCCTCAAGTACTTCATCTCCGAGCGCGGCAAGGTCGTGCCGCGTCGGATCAGCGGCAACTGCGCGCGGCACCAGCGCAAGGTGACGCTCGCCATCAAGCGGGCTCGCAACATCGCGCTCCTGCCGTTCACCGTGACCGCGTAG